The window GAATATGAGTCATTAAAGACTTATTTTCTGAATGAAAAGGTATTATATGTTGATGAGGTTATGTCTGATGATTTCCACTCAGGTTGAAAGTTGTTTTTTGATGGAGCCACTAATGCAAAAAAAGTAGGGATAGGGGCAATCTTTATTTATGAATCAGGACGATACTATCCTGTAACAGCccaactttgattctactgtacAAATAATATGGCAGAATACGAAGCATGCATTTTCGGTTTAAGACTAGCCATTGACATGGGAATCCAAGAACTGTTGGTATTAGGAGACTCAGATTTGTTAGTCTACTAAATCCAAAGAGATTGGGAGACTCGTGATTCAAAAATCCTACCTTATCGAGGTTGTTTGCAAGATCTTTGTCATTGATTTGTATCATTAAAGTTCAAGCATATTCTTATATCTCATAATGAGATTACTGATGCTTTGGCGACCTTATCTTTGATGCTCCAATATCCCGACAAGACTTATATTAATCCCGTGCATATACAGATCTGTGATTAACATGCATATTGCAATATGGTTGAGGAAGAACCTGATCGAGAGACttggttccatgatatcaaagaatatattcagactGGAAATTATCCCATACATATCGATGGTAACCAAAAGAGAACCATTCGACGTCTGGCTAGCGGATTTTTCCAaagtggaggaatcttgtataagaggactctAGATTTGGGACTTTTAAGATCCatagatgctaaagaagcttcaaaaatcatgactgaagtacattctggaatttgtggaccacacatgagcgagtatgttttggcaaagaaaatactttgagcaggttattattggctcaccatggagCGAGATTCCATCTATTTCGTTCGTAGATGTCCTGAATATCAGGTACACAGGGATTTGATACATTCTCCTTCATCTGAATTGCATACAATGCCTGCTCCATGGCTTTTTGTGGCTTGGGAAATGAACATAATTGGACCAATTGAATCGAAAGCCtcaaatggacataggttcatcttagtagccattgattattttaCGAAGTGGATAGAAGCAacgactttcaagtcagtgaccaaGAAAGCGGTAGTTGATTTTGTTcactccaacatcatttgtcgATTCGACATTTCAAAGTAATTATCACGGATAATGCTGTAAATCTCAACAGTCATTTGATGTAAGAAGTGTGCCAGCAATATAAGATTATGCATCGAAATTCAACTCCTTATCGCCCAAAGACAAATGGGGTTGTACAAGCGGCcaacaagaacttaaagaaaatacttcACAAGATGGTACAGGGTTCccgacaatggcatgaaaagttaccttTTGCTTTGTTGGGTTATCGTCCTACAGTTCGGActtcaattggtgcaactccttacttgTTGGTGTACAGAACTGAAGAAGTTATACATAAAGAAATTGAGATTCCATCTCTTCAAGTTGTTGTAGAAGCCAAAATTGATGATGATTAGTGGGTCAAAACCCGATTGGAGCAAttgagttttgattgatgagaaaaGGCTAGCGTCGATATGTCATGGACAATTATACCAAAAGAGAATGGCTCGAGCCTATAACAAAAAGGTACGGCCCAGATAATTTGAAGCTGGAAGATAGTACTAAGACACATCTTTCCCTATTAGATTAAAGCCAAAGGCAAGTTTTCTCCTAATTGGCAAGGACCAATGATGGTGAGAAGGTGTTACCTAATGATGCATTATATTTGATTGATGTAGAAggcaaaatagaagaaatatcGCTCAATGCTGATCCAGTTaagagatattatgtatgatattcatgtacaattatgttttgtacttgtattttaaaagattgaaatgatgaaggtATTTTGTTCTGCTATctgaataatatatcaacctttgcttaccccCTCTgcgattttatttttctttcgtacccctcttttgaaatcgATTAAAgtcaaaagtttcaaaaaaaattgatgaaaaatgatGTTGacgaaaaaaaatcaaaatcaagcaaaagaatgactctcctgaactacgtttgacctaattcttgccatgacaagatacgtaggcaatcttactctgggttcggtccaaccaaaagaaaattcaagttacccagaatcaaataaaattagggcaaaagtttatttccttaaagattcgattccaaaagttatatGTTTCACCCAATGTCatgtaaatttttgagcctcATGTCGTCCCTTTCTTTTTAATcctttccaaaagccaagttacagccaaagaaagaccttcagatcaatctttgcgAATGTCAAGGCTTAACATCTTATGGGTgcattaaatttcatattttgggtattatttttctttaaaaaaaattaaaatgagagtcttattggtgaaaatccttttgggcaccataaggcgactaTGAGATGAGaaggaaataaaaatgagataggctCATTGGCAAAAACCCActgaggtgccactagccgaggGAGGATTATGATCCAGAAGAAACATGTTCAAGATTAGTTTAGTTTCAAGTTCAATAAGAGAGCAAAAGTTAATAATGATTGGTGTGGGTAGAtctggttgtttgattcaaaatgcatgtcataattacCAGAATCGGTTTCCtcattcagataagttttcctttttattttgaaaagagatgcctattgtctttttctttttctttttcttttattttgatttttgattttttgtatccTTGTtgtcaaacaaaaattattgtcatcttttatgtatttttgagtcaaattcgcATCAAATCGAGTGAGAAATGACTCtaaacttgctaccaacttcttcaatggTACAAAGTAAAACAAAAGGTCGACACACAAAGACAATgttttaaagtaaaataaagtgCTCAGAATGATTGTGATCTGACAATTTTGGACTCATGGAAAGATAAAAGGTGTATTGGAAGTTAAACCCAGAACATCATACAAGAGAAATATGCTTTGAGTTGAGAGTCTCAGTAGTCCGAATTTGAGATCAGAAGTATGataagtcaacaaatatttatcaAGGATTCAAAAAGGAGTTGAGCATGGCAAGTGCAAAAGCGGTCAATTCAAAAGCctaatgccacaaaccaaccaccatatattttaaaactcacaatttttctttgtttgaaataaAGATGGGATATTCTTTTTCACATTAAAGTTTTCAGATAAAGGATACAACTTCATACTTTTGTCAATGCAAGAAGCATGGTTACAATACACGATGCTGGATCTTGGTTAGGGTAAATTTTACTATTTGCAAGACGTACTTACTAAAGTTATTTCAAGTTTCTATTATTCtttcactatatttttcaaaacattaggATCTAATAACACGCACAAATTTTCCAAATACAAACTGaggcaaaaaaaaaagataaaaaaataaaaatNNNNNNNNNNNNNNNNNNNNNNNNNNNNNNNNNNNNNNNNNNNNNNNNNNNNNNNNNNNNNNNNNNNNNNNNNNNNNNNNNNNNNNNNNNNNNNNNNNNNNNNNNNNNNNNNNNNNNNNNNNNNNNNNNNNNNNNNNNNNNNNNNNNNNNNNNNNNNNNNNNNNNNNNNNNNNNNNNNNNNNNNNNNNNNNNNNNNNNNNNNNNNNNNNNNNNNNNNNNNNNNNNNNNNNNNNNNNNNNNNNNNNNNNNNNNNNNNNNNNNNNNNNNNNNNNNNNNNNNNNNNNNNNNNNNNNNNNNNNNNNNNNNNNNNNNNNNNNNNNNNNNNNNNNNNNNNNNNNNNNNNNNNNNNNNNNNNNNNNNNNNNNNNNNNNNNNNNNNNNNNNNNNNNNNNNNNNNNNNNNNNNNNNNNNNNNNNNNNNNNNNNNNNNNNNNNNNNNNNNNNNNNNNNNNNNNNNNNNNNNNNNNNNNNNNNNNNNNNNNNNNNNNNNNNNNNNNNNNNNNNNNNNNNNNNNNNNNNNNNNNNNNNNNNNNNNNNNNNNNNNNNNNNNNNNNNNNNNNNNNNNNNNNNNNNNNNNNNNNNNNNNNNNNNNNNNNNNNNNNNNNNNNNNNNNNNNNNNNNNNNNNNNNNNNNNNNNNNNNNNNNNNNNNNNNNNNNNNNNNNNNNNNNNNNNNNNNNNNNNNNNNNNNNNNNNNNNNNNNNNNNNNNNNNNNNNNNNNNNNNNNNNNNNNNNNNNNNNNNNNNNNNNNNNNNNNNNNNNNNNNNNNNNNNNNNNNNNNNNNNNNNNNNNNNNNNNNNNNNNNNNNNNNNNNNNNNNNNNNNNNNNNNNNNNNNNNNNNNNNNNNNNNNNNNNNNNNNNNNNNNNNNNNNNNNNNNNNNNNNNNNNNNNNNNNNNNNNNNNNNNNNNNNNNNNNNNNNNNNNNNNNNNNNNNNNNNNNNNNNNNNNNNNNNNNNNNNNNNNNNNNNNNNNNNNNNNNNNNNNNNNNNNNNNNNNNNNNNNNNNNNNNNNNNNNNNNNNNNNNNNNNNNNNNNNNNNNNNNNNNNNNNNNNNNNNNNNNNNNNNNNNNNNNNNNNNNNNNNNNNNNNNNNNNNNNNNNNNNNNNNNNNNNNNNNNNNNNNNNNNNNNNNNNNNNNNNNNNNNNNNNNNNNNNNNNNNNNNNNNNNNNNNNNNNNNNNNNNNNNNNNNNNNNNNNNNNNNNNNNNNNNNNNNNNNNNNNNNNNNNNNNNNNNNNNNNNNNNNNNNNNNNNNNNNNNNNNNNNNNNNNNNNNNNNNNNNNNNNNNNNNNNNNNNNNNNNNNNNNNNNNNNNNNNNNNNNNNNNNNNNNNNNNNNNNNNNNNNNNNNNNNNNNNNNNNNNNNNNNNNNNNNNNNNNNNNNNNNNNNNNNNNNNNNNNNNNNNNNNNNNNNNNNNNNNNNNNNNNNNNNNNNNNNNNNNNNNNNNNNNNNNNNNNNNNNNNNNNNNNNNNNNNNNNNNNNNNNNNNNNNNNNNNNNNNNNNNNNNNNNNNNNNNNNNNNNNNNNNNNNNNNNNNNNNNNNNNNNNNNNNNNNNNNNNNNNNNNNNNNNNNNNNNNNNNNNNNNNNNNNNNNNNNNNNNNNNNNNNNNNNNNNNNNNNNNNNNNNNNNNNNNNNNNNNNNNNNNNNNNNNNNNNNNNNNNNNNNNNNNNNNNNNNNNNNNNNNNNNNNNNNNNNNNNNNNNNNNNNNNNNNNNNNNNNNNNNNNNNNNNNNNNNNNNNNNNNNNNNNNNNNNNNNNNNNNNNNNNNNNNNNNNNNNNNNNNNNNNNNNNNNNNNNNNNNNNNNNNNNNNNNNNNNNNNNNNNNNNNNNNNNNNNNNNNNNNNNNNNNNNNNNNNNNNNNNNNNNNNNNNNNNNNNNNNNNNNNNNNNNNNNNNNNNNNNNNNNNNNNNNNNNNNNNNNNNNNNNNNNNNNNNNNNNNNNNNNNNNNNNNNNNNNNNNNNNNNNNNNNNNNNNNNNNNNNNNNNNNNNNNNNNNNNNNNNNNNNNNNNNNNNNNNNNNNNNNNNNNNNNNNNNNNNNNNNNNNNNNNNNNNNNNNNNNNNNNNNNNNNNNNNNNNNNNNNNNNNNNNNNNNNNNNNNNNNNNNNNNNNNNNNNNNNNNNNNNNNNNNNNNNNNNNNNNNNNNNNNNNNNNNNNNNNNNNNNNNNNNNNNNNNNNNNNNNNNNNNNNNNNNNNNNNNNNNNNNNNNNNNNNNNNNNNNNNNNNNNNNNNNNNNNNNNNNNNNNNNNNNNNNNNNNNNNNNNNNNNNNNNNNNNNNNNNNNNNNNNNNNNNNNNNNNNNNNNNNNNNNNNNNNNNNNNNNNNNNNNNNNNNNNNNNNNNNNNNNNNNNNNNNNNNNNNNNNNNNNNNNNNNNNNNNNNNNNNNNNNNNNNNNNNNNNNNNNNNNNNNNNNNNNNNNNNNNNNNNNNNNNNNNNNNNNNNNNNNNNNNNNNNNNNNNNNNNNNNNNNNNNNNNNNNNNNNNNNNNNNNNNNNNNNNNNNNNNNNNNNNNNNNNNNNNNNNNNNNNNNNNNNNNNNNNNNNNNNNNNNNNNNNNNNNNNNNNNNNNNNNNNNNNNNNNNNNNNNNNNNNNNNNNNNNNNNNNNNNNNNNNNNNNNNNNNNNNNNNNNNNNNNNNNNNNNNNNNNNNNNNNNNNNNNNNNNNNNNNNNNNNNNNNNNNNNNNNNNNNNNNNNNNNNNNNNNNNNNNNNNNNNNNNNNNNNNNNNNNNNNNNNNNNNNNNNNNNNNNNNNNNNNNNNNNNNNNNNNNNNNNNNNNNNNNNNNNNNNNNNNNNNNNNNNNNNNNNNNNNNNNNNNNNNNNNNNNNNNNNNNNNNNNNNNNNNNNNNNNNNNNNNNNNNNNNNNNNNNNNNNNNNNNNNNNNNNNNNNNNNNNNNNNNNNNNNNNNNNNNNNNNNNNNNNNNNNNNNNNNNNNNNNNNNNNNNNNNNNNNNNNNNNNNNNNNNNNNNNNNNNNNNNNNNNNNNNNNNNNNNNNNNNNNNNNNNNNNNNNNNNNNNNNATGcacaaaatcaaaatacaaaggTTCAAGGTTTCTCATTAGAGAGATTTATACGCGCTACACTCTTTTTCTCTTACGAAATTTTATCCCACTAAAAttttcttgtaagatttttaataagACCACCTATatgcatattattagagatgtatgctttttttttcacttgattttttttttcattaaattatttttggtaaaatttaacaaagcacattatctatcaattaaacattaaaaaagtgttctaaatatattacattatatagtaaaaatctatttatgaaaaaatttgaggataaatctatttatgaaaaaattagaatcctcaaattttgaaacaaagttaatttttttctataaatgaaAGTATTTTCTTCCTATTAATTGATTCCTCAAGCAAAATAAGAATCACTCAATTGGGACAAAgttaattttttcctttaaatgaAGGTGTTTCCTTCATTGCAATTGACTCCTCAAACAAAATAAGAATCACTCAAATctctctccattttttttttctctgctttatatttcaaaacaataaatattaatttagCATAGATGTTTGGCCGTGAAACCTGAGTAGTTATTTTAGGAATTCCGATGAAAAAAATTCTTCTCAACCAATTAAAGCACAAATTGATAACTGGGAACATCTccacttttattttataaaactaaaAGTTAACAGCATCAAAATGTACAAGTGCAAGCCGCATGCCTAGGTTACAAGCTCAAACAGCAGCTGCGATGGGGATAGATCTGTAACACACCCTCTTGGCTGCTCGAACAATGTCTTCAATCTGCACGATTCGATCATCACCAGCAGAAAATAAGTTAATCCTTACTAACACCTGATTGGATTATTGTAATGGCTTCTGGTTGGCACCCTAGGAAAATTCTTTTAGACAGATGAATTATGTGGATGAATATGGTCTTCCAAACTTGTCTTGGGATTGGCTGGATTTGTGAGAGTATCTCAAGAATTGAATACGTGTGTCATATTTAAAGGCCCAGAGACTACAACAATGTAAGCTGAAAAATAAATATGCAGAGAAGAGACCTGTGGAAGAGCCATTCTTTCAAGATTGGTAGCATAAGGCAGTGGAACATCTGCGCCAGTAATCCTTTCAATTGGGGCATCAAGGTACTCGAATATTTCCTCGACAACTGATGCACTACATATGACAAACAGAAACACAAGTTAAAACTTAAAAGATTTATCCTCTAGATGTTCCAAACAGCTACATTATAACTATAACAATGTTAGAACTAGTAATGCATTATTCTACGATTTTCAAGACAGTTTGAAGCACAAACCAGATTTCAGCACCGACACCATGTTGAGGAAATCCTTCTTCAACAGTAACCAGCCTGTTAGTTTTTCTCACCGAAGCATTGATCGCAGATCTGTCTAATGGCCTAATTGACCTAATATTAATGACCTGGAAGATTGAAATGCAGATGTAACTCCACTACTTTGAACTTCTATTTGCAACTACAATCTGAAAACTAGCTCATAAAAATTTGGAAAAAGTcaaatctaatttttttccttcaaatgATGAGTAGAGAACTCTGAGATTAAAAGAAGCATGCAGAAATCCTTGGTTATCAGCAGTCTCTGCGCACATCAAAAATGGTATGGCAAAGAGTACACTAGCAAGCCAACAGCTGAATTTCAACAAGGAGTTCAGGTATTACACCATGTTGcaaaaaggaaagagagagagagagagctctATTGGAAATAATTTACCTCAGCATTTATATCCTCCTTCTCAAGCGTCTCTGCAGCCTGAGCAACAAGTGGAGACAAATTAAAGAGAATGAAATTGTAATGTGATTAACCAATCTTTTCATTGCATGTATACTCATTATCGGAATGTAGGAAACTATGCACACATAAACCTTGAGAGCATAGTCAACCATCCTTGAGAATGCTGTAATTGTCACATCTCTACCCTCTTTCTCAATCTGTTACAAACAAAAGAAAGCACCACAAACTGTAAGAAGGAACGCAAACAATCCCAAAACGTAAAGCTTGTCTGGGAGCATACCTTTGCTTTACCTATGGGAAGGGTAAAGCTAGGATCAAGAACTTCATCCGACACAGGAAAAGATTGGCCATACCTGAAAATGATGTACCAAAATTTAAACTGGATACCAAAACTTACTCCCCTACTAtcttattatttgttgtttctatagTTCTCCTTGCCGTTGGTTTTCAGTATAGCTTCTTCATTACTATATTTTCGTTACCTACTTgatcttttttaatattttacttcAGTTTAGGGTCTATTAGAAACGACCTCTACCTTTtctcaaggtaggggtaaggttgcAGAAACACTACCCTCCCCAGACATCACTTCTGGGATTACAACAGTTATGATGTTGTTATGCCAACGTGTTCAGAGATTTTTTACCACAATTCCTGAACGCGTATCGTACTTACAATAACTCATTCTCAAGAAAAACAACTGGATCGGGATCTCTGATTGCTGCTTTTAAAAGCCCTCTCGCATCTTCAGATGAATATGGTGCCACAACTTTCAAGCCAGGGACCGCCCCATACCATTGCGCATAACACTGCATATAGATCATCATataacaagttgagttttaataTTTCTGAgatattgatttttcaaaatgcATTTCGTCCTAATAAACTGAATCGTCTTCTTCTTGTGACAAGCAAAGGACAATGCATATCATATTTGAGAGatatttatttgttgaatatCGGTTATTTCTCAACCTACAGCCTGATAAAACACACCAGTGAACATGAAATCTGTGAGTAGTTAAAGCATGCAACTTCCAAGTTTTCTGTAAGTTGGGCAATTACCAGCTAATAAATGGTACAGACAACAACACCTCCTGTTGTTCTCAATCACATTTCGAAGAGCAAGGCACAACTCCAAAAATCCAAAGATCCTCAACCATTGGTACCTATCTAGACACATAATCCAGGCAAACTCACACTCCCACCAATAACTACTGATAAACATTTTACTGGAAGCATAATCCAGTTCAGCCAGGTTTGTTCATGTTATAGATAACATACACACATGTGATCCATTGGCTAAAAGTAATTCAACTTGGAAAAGCATAAGAACTTCCTGATATCCACACCCTGCGTTGtcttcattaaaatgaaataccaCCAGAAAACTGATACAAGTTACCTGAGAGTGCTGAGCACCAACACCTAGAGCAGCACCATTCGGTCCTCGGAAAACAATTGGGACACTAATATTCCCACTAGACATGTAGAATGTTTTGGCGGCAGAGTTAACCAGATGGTCCATTGCCTGCGAGAATGCATCAGAACTCATATAATCTCCACAGAATTCAGCTTCTAATATTCCATTGGAAGATGCAgatttgggggtggggtgggggtggggaacCGGTTATCCTTGCCGTCACACAAACATAAATGTCTCGAAAAGAATTCAGACAAAGGTTCCATACTTCCATTACAAAGGTGATAGTTGTAGCATCTTCTTCTAATGAAGTCATCAAATTGAAATACTATCTCTCTTTAATTGTAATTTTCCCACTTTTCTTCTAATAATAAAGTCATCAAATTGAAATACTATCTCCTTTAGTTCTTTTTCCAACTGATCAGATGTCTATATATTAGGTCTAAGCAGCAGAAAACACTATGATCCACTAGTGAACAAGGACATGTCAATGGAATTACTGTGAAATCTTATACAAGagatattgtttttttttctatatcCCAAAGTGTTAAGTTTTGCTCTGATTTTCTTActaagtttaagttttacttttttttttaaaaggaaaataaaataataccataattacttttattttttttgaaaaaataaataaaactttttcatattaggctaacctctttcttgaagtAAAGGTTTTGGACAGAGATAACCCCCTTCTCGTACCATAATACAATGGCATCCACAATGTGGTTATTAAAGAGTGTTTGTATTTCTCCCACAGgtttaatgttttaaatattagattt of the Capsicum annuum cultivar UCD-10X-F1 chromosome 11, UCD10Xv1.1, whole genome shotgun sequence genome contains:
- the LOC124888970 gene encoding uncharacterized protein LOC124888970 → MERDSIYFVRRCPEYQVHRDLIHSPSSELHTMPAPWLFVAWEMNIIGPIESKASNGHRFILVAIDYFTKWIEATTFKSVTKKAQYKIMHRNSTPYRPKTNGVVQAANKNLKKILHKMVQGSRQWHEKLPFALLGYRPTVRTSIGATPYLLVYRTEEVIHKEIEIPSLQVVVEAKIDDD
- the LOC107847937 gene encoding pyruvate dehydrogenase E1 component subunit beta-1, mitochondrial isoform X1, translating into MIVSYFASCVVALFAGYCQVSTRKRRSMMLRIAKTKVCLRNLTAPILGEGIKTQRSYSSGVKQMMVREALNSALDEEMAADPRVFLMGEEIGEYQGAYKVSKGLLQKYGPDRVVDTPITEAGFTGLATGAAYYGLRPVLEFMTFNFSMQAMDHLVNSAAKTFYMSSGNISVPIVFRGPNGAALGVGAQHSQCYAQWYGAVPGLKVVAPYSSEDARGLLKAAIRDPDPVVFLENELLYGQSFPVSDEVLDPSFTLPIGKAKIEKEGRDVTITAFSRMVDYALKAAETLEKEDINAEVINIRSIRPLDRSAINASVRKTNRLVTVEEGFPQHGVGAEICASVVEEIFEYLDAPIERITGADVPLPYATNLERMALPQIEDIVRAAKRVCYRSIPIAAAV
- the LOC107847937 gene encoding pyruvate dehydrogenase E1 component subunit beta-1, mitochondrial isoform X2; amino-acid sequence: MMLRIAKTKVCLRNLTAPILGEGIKTQRSYSSGVKQMMVREALNSALDEEMAADPRVFLMGEEIGEYQGAYKVSKGLLQKYGPDRVVDTPITEAGFTGLATGAAYYGLRPVLEFMTFNFSMQAMDHLVNSAAKTFYMSSGNISVPIVFRGPNGAALGVGAQHSQCYAQWYGAVPGLKVVAPYSSEDARGLLKAAIRDPDPVVFLENELLYGQSFPVSDEVLDPSFTLPIGKAKIEKEGRDVTITAFSRMVDYALKAAETLEKEDINAEVINIRSIRPLDRSAINASVRKTNRLVTVEEGFPQHGVGAEICASVVEEIFEYLDAPIERITGADVPLPYATNLERMALPQIEDIVRAAKRVCYRSIPIAAAV